The following proteins are co-located in the Rattus norvegicus strain BN/NHsdMcwi chromosome 19, GRCr8, whole genome shotgun sequence genome:
- the Cenpt gene encoding centromere protein T isoform X5, whose protein sequence is MADLSSPDGDPTIRTLLRHVLDTADSHTPRRRQSTQTNPQRRRSQTPYSKRQGSQRKTSTRKHSHGTGSVGRLARVQGHGHLEEQTPRTLLQNILLTAPESSTVMPNPVVKPAQVPEVARPSRRGSSRGSLELQLPELDPPSTLAPGLKAPGKRKQKLRLSVFQQEVNQQLPLPQEQRGAADGSSLASSFNLSFVPSVQPQTVDRPGLARRRPVRRPVNIGAFLQNLENKSLTSALPGDSHRTPVAALPTDVVFEDTQPFSQPLAGCSLSVHHSLPNPSQTEVEDAERVVGPRTPSTGTRPQSQMSRAGFGASPLPFSEPQPQSPELREAVGSKEAEEPKDLEGSSGDEETSGMPASRELSSSAQDLLLAEEPHQLFEPPPSPGVAAVSLYTPSYPETQSIEAGLEFRFFCPDSPVLGLKRIFRVCASQASVQDPHCTAQAPPRPLQGRTEPLCEALQFPY, encoded by the exons ATGGCGGATCTCAGTAGTCCCGACGGCGACCCGACCATACGTACGCTCTTGCGGCACGTGCTGGATACAGCGGATTCGCACACTCCGAGACGACGCCAGAGCACTCAGACGAA tcCACAAAGAAGAAGGTCTCAAACGCCGTACTCTAAGAGGCAGGGTAGCCAGAGAAAGACGAGTACCAGAAAGCATTCGCATGGAACTGGG TCTGTTGGTAGATTGGCTCGAGTTCAAGGTCATGGGCACCTGGAGGAACAGACACCCCGGACTCTGCTGCAGAATATCTTGCTAACTG CCCCAGAATCTTCCACTGTGATGCCAAACCCAGTGGTGAAGCCAGCACAAGTACCAGAAGTGGCCAGGCCCTCCAGACGGGGAAGCAGTCGGGGAAG CCTGGAGTTACAACTTCCTGAGCTGGACCCCCCCTCAACCCTGGCTCCAGGTCTAAAAGCCCCTGGCAAAAGGAAGCAAAAGCTGAGACTGTCTGTATTTCAGCAGGAAGTGAACCAACAGTTGCCTCTCCCCCAAG AGCAACGTGGGGCTGCTGATGGTTCGTCCCTGGCCAG CTCCTTCAACCTCAGCTTTGtcccatctgtccagccccagaCAGTGGACAGACCTGGTCTGGCTCGCAGGCGTCCGGTACGCCGACCTGTGAATATCGGTGCTTTTTTGCAGAATCTGGAAAATAAATCCTTAACCTCTGCTCTTCCAG GTGACAGTCATAGAACGCCTGTTGCTGCTCTGCCAACGGATGTAGTGTTTGAAGACACACAGCCTTTCTCACAGCCCTTAGCTGGCTGTTCCCTTAGTGTGCATCACTCTCTGCCCAACCCTTCTCAAACTGAGGTTGAAGATGCTGAAAGAGTTGTGGGCCCCAGGACACCAAGCACTGGGACTAGGCCGCAGAGCCAAA TGAGCAGAGCTGGCTTTGGTGCCTCTCCTTTGCCCTTCTCAGAGCCACAGCCTCAGTCTCCAGAACTAAGAGAAGCAGTGGGATCCAAGGAGGCTGAAGAGCCCAAGGATTTAGAAGGATCTTCAGGGGATGAGGAAACTTCTGGCATGCCAG CAAGTCGAGAATTATCCTCCAGCGCCCAGGACTTACTCCTAGCCGAAGAGCCACATCAATTATTTGAGCCACCCCCATCACCTGGAGTTGCAGC ggtttctctgtatactcctagctatcctgaaactcaatcaatagaggctggccttgaattcagattcTTCTGCCCTgattccccagtgctgggcttgAAG cgTATCTTCCGAGTCTGTGCCAGCCAAGCTTCCGTCCAGGACCCGcactgcacagcccaggcaccaCCAAGACCCCTACAAGGCCGGACTGAGCCACTATGTGAAGCTCTTCAGTTTCCATACTAA
- the Cenpt gene encoding centromere protein T isoform X4 yields the protein MPNPVVKPAQVPEVARPSRRGSSRGSLELQLPELDPPSTLAPGLKAPGKRKQKLRLSVFQQEVNQQLPLPQEQRGAADGSSLASSFNLSFVPSVQPQTVDRPGLARRRPVRRPVNIGAFLQNLENKSLTSALPGDSHRTPVAALPTDVVFEDTQPFSQPLAGCSLSVHHSLPNPSQTEVEDAERVVGPRTPSTGTRPQSQMSRAGFGASPLPFSEPQPQSPELREAVGSKEAEEPKDLEGSSGDEETSGMPASRELSSSAQDLLLAEEPHQLFEPPPSPGVAAVSLYTPSYPETQSIEAGLEFRFFCPDSPVLGLKVLYPPLHLPPLPVGVLVQVNLQQSQFEQSQQELFHQLSAPVLSVSSESVPAKLPSRTRTAQPRHHQDPYKAGLSHYVKLFSFHTKMPVEKAALEMVEKCLDEYFQRLCNDLEVFAAHAGRKTVKPKDLELLMRRQGLVTDQVSLHVLVERYLPLEYRQQLIPCAFRGNSVFPAQ from the exons ATGCCAAACCCAGTGGTGAAGCCAGCACAAGTACCAGAAGTGGCCAGGCCCTCCAGACGGGGAAGCAGTCGGGGAAG CCTGGAGTTACAACTTCCTGAGCTGGACCCCCCCTCAACCCTGGCTCCAGGTCTAAAAGCCCCTGGCAAAAGGAAGCAAAAGCTGAGACTGTCTGTATTTCAGCAGGAAGTGAACCAACAGTTGCCTCTCCCCCAAG AGCAACGTGGGGCTGCTGATGGTTCGTCCCTGGCCAG CTCCTTCAACCTCAGCTTTGtcccatctgtccagccccagaCAGTGGACAGACCTGGTCTGGCTCGCAGGCGTCCGGTACGCCGACCTGTGAATATCGGTGCTTTTTTGCAGAATCTGGAAAATAAATCCTTAACCTCTGCTCTTCCAG GTGACAGTCATAGAACGCCTGTTGCTGCTCTGCCAACGGATGTAGTGTTTGAAGACACACAGCCTTTCTCACAGCCCTTAGCTGGCTGTTCCCTTAGTGTGCATCACTCTCTGCCCAACCCTTCTCAAACTGAGGTTGAAGATGCTGAAAGAGTTGTGGGCCCCAGGACACCAAGCACTGGGACTAGGCCGCAGAGCCAAA TGAGCAGAGCTGGCTTTGGTGCCTCTCCTTTGCCCTTCTCAGAGCCACAGCCTCAGTCTCCAGAACTAAGAGAAGCAGTGGGATCCAAGGAGGCTGAAGAGCCCAAGGATTTAGAAGGATCTTCAGGGGATGAGGAAACTTCTGGCATGCCAG CAAGTCGAGAATTATCCTCCAGCGCCCAGGACTTACTCCTAGCCGAAGAGCCACATCAATTATTTGAGCCACCCCCATCACCTGGAGTTGCAGC ggtttctctgtatactcctagctatcctgaaactcaatcaatagaggctggccttgaattcagattcTTCTGCCCTgattccccagtgctgggcttgAAGGTGTTGTAcccccctctccatctccccccaCTCCCTGTTGGAGTCCTTGTTCAAGTTAATTTGCAGCAGTCCCAGTTTGAGCAGAGCCAGCAGGAGTTGTTCCATCAGCtgtctgctcctgtcctcagcgTATCTTCCGAGTCTGTGCCAGCCAAGCTTCCGTCCAGGACCCGcactgcacagcccaggcaccaCCAAGACCCCTACAAGGCCGGACTGAGCCACTATGTGAAGCTCTTCAGTTTCCATACTAAGATGCCCGTGGAGAAAGCGGCTCTTGAGATGGTAGAGAAGTG CCTAGACGAGTATTTCCAGCGCCTTTGCAATGATCTGGAGGTATTTGCTGCTCATGCCGGCCGTAAGACTGTGAAGCCAAAGGACTTAGAGCTGCTGATGCGACG ACAGGGACTAGTCACTGATCAAGTCTCGCTGCATGTGCTTGTGGAGCGGTACCTGCCCTTGGAGTACCGGCAACAACTTATCCCCTGTGCATTCAGAGGCAATTCTGTCTTTCCTGCACAGTAG
- the Cenpt gene encoding centromere protein T isoform X6 translates to MADLSSPDGDPTIRTLLRHVLDTADSHTPRRRQSTQTNPQRRRSQTPYSKRQGSQRKTSTRKHSHGTGSVGRLARVQGHGHLEEQTPRTLLQNILLTAPESSTVMPNPVVKPAQVPEVARPSRRGSSRGSLELQLPELDPPSTLAPGLKAPGKRKQKLRLSVFQQEVNQQLPLPQEQRGAADGSSLASSFNLSFVPSVQPQTVDRPGLARRRPVRRPVNIGAFLQNLENKSLTSALPGQSALQSELQNHQGYIEKPYLRKKKRGKRMAIRVTVIERLLLLCQRM, encoded by the exons ATGGCGGATCTCAGTAGTCCCGACGGCGACCCGACCATACGTACGCTCTTGCGGCACGTGCTGGATACAGCGGATTCGCACACTCCGAGACGACGCCAGAGCACTCAGACGAA tcCACAAAGAAGAAGGTCTCAAACGCCGTACTCTAAGAGGCAGGGTAGCCAGAGAAAGACGAGTACCAGAAAGCATTCGCATGGAACTGGG TCTGTTGGTAGATTGGCTCGAGTTCAAGGTCATGGGCACCTGGAGGAACAGACACCCCGGACTCTGCTGCAGAATATCTTGCTAACTG CCCCAGAATCTTCCACTGTGATGCCAAACCCAGTGGTGAAGCCAGCACAAGTACCAGAAGTGGCCAGGCCCTCCAGACGGGGAAGCAGTCGGGGAAG CCTGGAGTTACAACTTCCTGAGCTGGACCCCCCCTCAACCCTGGCTCCAGGTCTAAAAGCCCCTGGCAAAAGGAAGCAAAAGCTGAGACTGTCTGTATTTCAGCAGGAAGTGAACCAACAGTTGCCTCTCCCCCAAG AGCAACGTGGGGCTGCTGATGGTTCGTCCCTGGCCAG CTCCTTCAACCTCAGCTTTGtcccatctgtccagccccagaCAGTGGACAGACCTGGTCTGGCTCGCAGGCGTCCGGTACGCCGACCTGTGAATATCGGTGCTTTTTTGCAGAATCTGGAAAATAAATCCTTAACCTCTGCTCTTCCAG gccagtctgctCTGCAGAGCGAGCTCCAGAACCatcaaggctacatagagaaaccctatctcagaaaaaaaaaaagaggaaaaagaatggCCATCAGG GTGACAGTCATAGAACGCCTGTTGCTGCTCTGCCAACGGATGTAG
- the Cenpt gene encoding centromere protein T codes for MADLSSPDGDPTIRTLLRHVLDTADSHTPRRRQSTQTNPQRRRSQTPYSKRQGSQRKTSTRKHSHGTGSVGRLARVQGHGHLEEQTPRTLLQNILLTAPESSTVMPNPVVKPAQVPEVARPSRRGSSRGSLELQLPELDPPSTLAPGLKAPGKRKQKLRLSVFQQEVNQQLPLPQEQRGAADGSSLASSFNLSFVPSVQPQTVDRPGLARRRPVRRPVNIGAFLQNLENKSLTSALPGDSHRTPVAALPTDVVFEDTQPFSQPLAGCSLSVHHSLPNPSQTEVEDAERVVGPRTPSTGTRPQSQMSRAGFGASPLPFSEPQPQSPELREAVGSKEAEEPKDLEGSSGDEETSGMPASRELSSSAQDLLLAEEPHQLFEPPPSPGVAAVSSESVPAKLPSRTRTAQPRHHQDPYKAGLSHYVKLFSFHTKMPVEKAALEMVEKCLDEYFQRLCNDLEVFAAHAGRKTVKPKDLELLMRRQGLVTDQVSLHVLVERYLPLEYRQQLIPCAFRGNSVFPAQ; via the exons ATGGCGGATCTCAGTAGTCCCGACGGCGACCCGACCATACGTACGCTCTTGCGGCACGTGCTGGATACAGCGGATTCGCACACTCCGAGACGACGCCAGAGCACTCAGACGAA tcCACAAAGAAGAAGGTCTCAAACGCCGTACTCTAAGAGGCAGGGTAGCCAGAGAAAGACGAGTACCAGAAAGCATTCGCATGGAACTGGG TCTGTTGGTAGATTGGCTCGAGTTCAAGGTCATGGGCACCTGGAGGAACAGACACCCCGGACTCTGCTGCAGAATATCTTGCTAACTG CCCCAGAATCTTCCACTGTGATGCCAAACCCAGTGGTGAAGCCAGCACAAGTACCAGAAGTGGCCAGGCCCTCCAGACGGGGAAGCAGTCGGGGAAG CCTGGAGTTACAACTTCCTGAGCTGGACCCCCCCTCAACCCTGGCTCCAGGTCTAAAAGCCCCTGGCAAAAGGAAGCAAAAGCTGAGACTGTCTGTATTTCAGCAGGAAGTGAACCAACAGTTGCCTCTCCCCCAAG AGCAACGTGGGGCTGCTGATGGTTCGTCCCTGGCCAG CTCCTTCAACCTCAGCTTTGtcccatctgtccagccccagaCAGTGGACAGACCTGGTCTGGCTCGCAGGCGTCCGGTACGCCGACCTGTGAATATCGGTGCTTTTTTGCAGAATCTGGAAAATAAATCCTTAACCTCTGCTCTTCCAG GTGACAGTCATAGAACGCCTGTTGCTGCTCTGCCAACGGATGTAGTGTTTGAAGACACACAGCCTTTCTCACAGCCCTTAGCTGGCTGTTCCCTTAGTGTGCATCACTCTCTGCCCAACCCTTCTCAAACTGAGGTTGAAGATGCTGAAAGAGTTGTGGGCCCCAGGACACCAAGCACTGGGACTAGGCCGCAGAGCCAAA TGAGCAGAGCTGGCTTTGGTGCCTCTCCTTTGCCCTTCTCAGAGCCACAGCCTCAGTCTCCAGAACTAAGAGAAGCAGTGGGATCCAAGGAGGCTGAAGAGCCCAAGGATTTAGAAGGATCTTCAGGGGATGAGGAAACTTCTGGCATGCCAG CAAGTCGAGAATTATCCTCCAGCGCCCAGGACTTACTCCTAGCCGAAGAGCCACATCAATTATTTGAGCCACCCCCATCACCTGGAGTTGCAGC cgTATCTTCCGAGTCTGTGCCAGCCAAGCTTCCGTCCAGGACCCGcactgcacagcccaggcaccaCCAAGACCCCTACAAGGCCGGACTGAGCCACTATGTGAAGCTCTTCAGTTTCCATACTAAGATGCCCGTGGAGAAAGCGGCTCTTGAGATGGTAGAGAAGTG CCTAGACGAGTATTTCCAGCGCCTTTGCAATGATCTGGAGGTATTTGCTGCTCATGCCGGCCGTAAGACTGTGAAGCCAAAGGACTTAGAGCTGCTGATGCGACG ACAGGGACTAGTCACTGATCAAGTCTCGCTGCATGTGCTTGTGGAGCGGTACCTGCCCTTGGAGTACCGGCAACAACTTATCCCCTGTGCATTCAGAGGCAATTCTGTCTTTCCTGCACAGTAG
- the Cenpt gene encoding centromere protein T isoform X1, with protein sequence MADLSSPDGDPTIRTLLRHVLDTADSHTPRRRQSTQTNPQRRRSQTPYSKRQGSQRKTSTRKHSHGTGSVGRLARVQGHGHLEEQTPRTLLQNILLTAPESSTVMPNPVVKPAQVPEVARPSRRGSSRGSLELQLPELDPPSTLAPGLKAPGKRKQKLRLSVFQQEVNQQLPLPQEQRGAADGSSLASSFNLSFVPSVQPQTVDRPGLARRRPVRRPVNIGAFLQNLENKSLTSALPGDSHRTPVAALPTDVVFEDTQPFSQPLAGCSLSVHHSLPNPSQTEVEDAERVVGPRTPSTGTRPQSQMSRAGFGASPLPFSEPQPQSPELREAVGSKEAEEPKDLEGSSGDEETSGMPASRELSSSAQDLLLAEEPHQLFEPPPSPGVAAVSLYTPSYPETQSIEAGLEFRFFCPDSPVLGLKVLYPPLHLPPLPVGVLVQVNLQQSQFEQSQQELFHQLSAPVLSVSSESVPAKLPSRTRTAQPRHHQDPYKAGLSHYVKLFSFHTKMPVEKAALEMVEKCLDEYFQRLCNDLEVFAAHAGRKTVKPKDLELLMRRQGLVTDQVSLHVLVERYLPLEYRQQLIPCAFRGNSVFPAQ encoded by the exons ATGGCGGATCTCAGTAGTCCCGACGGCGACCCGACCATACGTACGCTCTTGCGGCACGTGCTGGATACAGCGGATTCGCACACTCCGAGACGACGCCAGAGCACTCAGACGAA tcCACAAAGAAGAAGGTCTCAAACGCCGTACTCTAAGAGGCAGGGTAGCCAGAGAAAGACGAGTACCAGAAAGCATTCGCATGGAACTGGG TCTGTTGGTAGATTGGCTCGAGTTCAAGGTCATGGGCACCTGGAGGAACAGACACCCCGGACTCTGCTGCAGAATATCTTGCTAACTG CCCCAGAATCTTCCACTGTGATGCCAAACCCAGTGGTGAAGCCAGCACAAGTACCAGAAGTGGCCAGGCCCTCCAGACGGGGAAGCAGTCGGGGAAG CCTGGAGTTACAACTTCCTGAGCTGGACCCCCCCTCAACCCTGGCTCCAGGTCTAAAAGCCCCTGGCAAAAGGAAGCAAAAGCTGAGACTGTCTGTATTTCAGCAGGAAGTGAACCAACAGTTGCCTCTCCCCCAAG AGCAACGTGGGGCTGCTGATGGTTCGTCCCTGGCCAG CTCCTTCAACCTCAGCTTTGtcccatctgtccagccccagaCAGTGGACAGACCTGGTCTGGCTCGCAGGCGTCCGGTACGCCGACCTGTGAATATCGGTGCTTTTTTGCAGAATCTGGAAAATAAATCCTTAACCTCTGCTCTTCCAG GTGACAGTCATAGAACGCCTGTTGCTGCTCTGCCAACGGATGTAGTGTTTGAAGACACACAGCCTTTCTCACAGCCCTTAGCTGGCTGTTCCCTTAGTGTGCATCACTCTCTGCCCAACCCTTCTCAAACTGAGGTTGAAGATGCTGAAAGAGTTGTGGGCCCCAGGACACCAAGCACTGGGACTAGGCCGCAGAGCCAAA TGAGCAGAGCTGGCTTTGGTGCCTCTCCTTTGCCCTTCTCAGAGCCACAGCCTCAGTCTCCAGAACTAAGAGAAGCAGTGGGATCCAAGGAGGCTGAAGAGCCCAAGGATTTAGAAGGATCTTCAGGGGATGAGGAAACTTCTGGCATGCCAG CAAGTCGAGAATTATCCTCCAGCGCCCAGGACTTACTCCTAGCCGAAGAGCCACATCAATTATTTGAGCCACCCCCATCACCTGGAGTTGCAGC ggtttctctgtatactcctagctatcctgaaactcaatcaatagaggctggccttgaattcagattcTTCTGCCCTgattccccagtgctgggcttgAAGGTGTTGTAcccccctctccatctccccccaCTCCCTGTTGGAGTCCTTGTTCAAGTTAATTTGCAGCAGTCCCAGTTTGAGCAGAGCCAGCAGGAGTTGTTCCATCAGCtgtctgctcctgtcctcagcgTATCTTCCGAGTCTGTGCCAGCCAAGCTTCCGTCCAGGACCCGcactgcacagcccaggcaccaCCAAGACCCCTACAAGGCCGGACTGAGCCACTATGTGAAGCTCTTCAGTTTCCATACTAAGATGCCCGTGGAGAAAGCGGCTCTTGAGATGGTAGAGAAGTG CCTAGACGAGTATTTCCAGCGCCTTTGCAATGATCTGGAGGTATTTGCTGCTCATGCCGGCCGTAAGACTGTGAAGCCAAAGGACTTAGAGCTGCTGATGCGACG ACAGGGACTAGTCACTGATCAAGTCTCGCTGCATGTGCTTGTGGAGCGGTACCTGCCCTTGGAGTACCGGCAACAACTTATCCCCTGTGCATTCAGAGGCAATTCTGTCTTTCCTGCACAGTAG
- the Cenpt gene encoding centromere protein T isoform X3 has protein sequence MADLSSPDGDPTIRTLLRHVLDTADSHTPRRRQSTQTNPQRRRSQTPYSKRQGSQRKTSTRKHSHGTGSVGRLARVQGHGHLEEQTPRTLLQNILLTAPESSTVMPNPVVKPAQVPEVARPSRRGSSRGSLELQLPELDPPSTLAPGLKAPGKRKQKLRLSVFQQEVNQQLPLPQEQRGAADGSSLASSFNLSFVPSVQPQTVDRPGLARRRPVRRPVNIGAFLQNLENKSLTSALPGDSHRTPVAALPTDVVFEDTQPFSQPLAGCSLSVHHSLPNPSQTEVEDAERVVGPRTPSTGTRPQSQKPQPQSPELREAVGSKEAEEPKDLEGSSGDEETSGMPASRELSSSAQDLLLAEEPHQLFEPPPSPGVAAVSSESVPAKLPSRTRTAQPRHHQDPYKAGLSHYVKLFSFHTKMPVEKAALEMVEKCLDEYFQRLCNDLEVFAAHAGRKTVKPKDLELLMRRQGLVTDQVSLHVLVERYLPLEYRQQLIPCAFRGNSVFPAQ, from the exons ATGGCGGATCTCAGTAGTCCCGACGGCGACCCGACCATACGTACGCTCTTGCGGCACGTGCTGGATACAGCGGATTCGCACACTCCGAGACGACGCCAGAGCACTCAGACGAA tcCACAAAGAAGAAGGTCTCAAACGCCGTACTCTAAGAGGCAGGGTAGCCAGAGAAAGACGAGTACCAGAAAGCATTCGCATGGAACTGGG TCTGTTGGTAGATTGGCTCGAGTTCAAGGTCATGGGCACCTGGAGGAACAGACACCCCGGACTCTGCTGCAGAATATCTTGCTAACTG CCCCAGAATCTTCCACTGTGATGCCAAACCCAGTGGTGAAGCCAGCACAAGTACCAGAAGTGGCCAGGCCCTCCAGACGGGGAAGCAGTCGGGGAAG CCTGGAGTTACAACTTCCTGAGCTGGACCCCCCCTCAACCCTGGCTCCAGGTCTAAAAGCCCCTGGCAAAAGGAAGCAAAAGCTGAGACTGTCTGTATTTCAGCAGGAAGTGAACCAACAGTTGCCTCTCCCCCAAG AGCAACGTGGGGCTGCTGATGGTTCGTCCCTGGCCAG CTCCTTCAACCTCAGCTTTGtcccatctgtccagccccagaCAGTGGACAGACCTGGTCTGGCTCGCAGGCGTCCGGTACGCCGACCTGTGAATATCGGTGCTTTTTTGCAGAATCTGGAAAATAAATCCTTAACCTCTGCTCTTCCAG GTGACAGTCATAGAACGCCTGTTGCTGCTCTGCCAACGGATGTAGTGTTTGAAGACACACAGCCTTTCTCACAGCCCTTAGCTGGCTGTTCCCTTAGTGTGCATCACTCTCTGCCCAACCCTTCTCAAACTGAGGTTGAAGATGCTGAAAGAGTTGTGGGCCCCAGGACACCAAGCACTGGGACTAGGCCGCAGAGCCAAA AGCCACAGCCTCAGTCTCCAGAACTAAGAGAAGCAGTGGGATCCAAGGAGGCTGAAGAGCCCAAGGATTTAGAAGGATCTTCAGGGGATGAGGAAACTTCTGGCATGCCAG CAAGTCGAGAATTATCCTCCAGCGCCCAGGACTTACTCCTAGCCGAAGAGCCACATCAATTATTTGAGCCACCCCCATCACCTGGAGTTGCAGC cgTATCTTCCGAGTCTGTGCCAGCCAAGCTTCCGTCCAGGACCCGcactgcacagcccaggcaccaCCAAGACCCCTACAAGGCCGGACTGAGCCACTATGTGAAGCTCTTCAGTTTCCATACTAAGATGCCCGTGGAGAAAGCGGCTCTTGAGATGGTAGAGAAGTG CCTAGACGAGTATTTCCAGCGCCTTTGCAATGATCTGGAGGTATTTGCTGCTCATGCCGGCCGTAAGACTGTGAAGCCAAAGGACTTAGAGCTGCTGATGCGACG ACAGGGACTAGTCACTGATCAAGTCTCGCTGCATGTGCTTGTGGAGCGGTACCTGCCCTTGGAGTACCGGCAACAACTTATCCCCTGTGCATTCAGAGGCAATTCTGTCTTTCCTGCACAGTAG
- the Cenpt gene encoding centromere protein T isoform X2 has protein sequence MADLSSPDGDPTIRTLLRHVLDTADSHTPRRRQSTQTNPQRRRSQTPYSKRQGSQRKTSTRKHSHGTGSVGRLARVQGHGHLEEQTPRTLLQNILLTAPESSTVMPNPVVKPAQVPEVARPSRRGSSRGSLELQLPELDPPSTLAPGLKAPGKRKQKLRLSVFQQEVNQQLPLPQEQRGAADGSSLASSFNLSFVPSVQPQTVDRPGLARRRPVRRPVNIGAFLQNLENKSLTSALPGDSHRTPVAALPTDVVFEDTQPFSQPLAGCSLSVHHSLPNPSQTEVEDAERVVGPRTPSTGTRPQSQKPQPQSPELREAVGSKEAEEPKDLEGSSGDEETSGMPASRELSSSAQDLLLAEEPHQLFEPPPSPGVAAVSLYTPSYPETQSIEAGLEFRFFCPDSPVLGLKVLYPPLHLPPLPVGVLVQVNLQQSQFEQSQQELFHQLSAPVLSVSSESVPAKLPSRTRTAQPRHHQDPYKAGLSHYVKLFSFHTKMPVEKAALEMVEKCLDEYFQRLCNDLEVFAAHAGRKTVKPKDLELLMRRQGLVTDQVSLHVLVERYLPLEYRQQLIPCAFRGNSVFPAQ, from the exons ATGGCGGATCTCAGTAGTCCCGACGGCGACCCGACCATACGTACGCTCTTGCGGCACGTGCTGGATACAGCGGATTCGCACACTCCGAGACGACGCCAGAGCACTCAGACGAA tcCACAAAGAAGAAGGTCTCAAACGCCGTACTCTAAGAGGCAGGGTAGCCAGAGAAAGACGAGTACCAGAAAGCATTCGCATGGAACTGGG TCTGTTGGTAGATTGGCTCGAGTTCAAGGTCATGGGCACCTGGAGGAACAGACACCCCGGACTCTGCTGCAGAATATCTTGCTAACTG CCCCAGAATCTTCCACTGTGATGCCAAACCCAGTGGTGAAGCCAGCACAAGTACCAGAAGTGGCCAGGCCCTCCAGACGGGGAAGCAGTCGGGGAAG CCTGGAGTTACAACTTCCTGAGCTGGACCCCCCCTCAACCCTGGCTCCAGGTCTAAAAGCCCCTGGCAAAAGGAAGCAAAAGCTGAGACTGTCTGTATTTCAGCAGGAAGTGAACCAACAGTTGCCTCTCCCCCAAG AGCAACGTGGGGCTGCTGATGGTTCGTCCCTGGCCAG CTCCTTCAACCTCAGCTTTGtcccatctgtccagccccagaCAGTGGACAGACCTGGTCTGGCTCGCAGGCGTCCGGTACGCCGACCTGTGAATATCGGTGCTTTTTTGCAGAATCTGGAAAATAAATCCTTAACCTCTGCTCTTCCAG GTGACAGTCATAGAACGCCTGTTGCTGCTCTGCCAACGGATGTAGTGTTTGAAGACACACAGCCTTTCTCACAGCCCTTAGCTGGCTGTTCCCTTAGTGTGCATCACTCTCTGCCCAACCCTTCTCAAACTGAGGTTGAAGATGCTGAAAGAGTTGTGGGCCCCAGGACACCAAGCACTGGGACTAGGCCGCAGAGCCAAA AGCCACAGCCTCAGTCTCCAGAACTAAGAGAAGCAGTGGGATCCAAGGAGGCTGAAGAGCCCAAGGATTTAGAAGGATCTTCAGGGGATGAGGAAACTTCTGGCATGCCAG CAAGTCGAGAATTATCCTCCAGCGCCCAGGACTTACTCCTAGCCGAAGAGCCACATCAATTATTTGAGCCACCCCCATCACCTGGAGTTGCAGC ggtttctctgtatactcctagctatcctgaaactcaatcaatagaggctggccttgaattcagattcTTCTGCCCTgattccccagtgctgggcttgAAGGTGTTGTAcccccctctccatctccccccaCTCCCTGTTGGAGTCCTTGTTCAAGTTAATTTGCAGCAGTCCCAGTTTGAGCAGAGCCAGCAGGAGTTGTTCCATCAGCtgtctgctcctgtcctcagcgTATCTTCCGAGTCTGTGCCAGCCAAGCTTCCGTCCAGGACCCGcactgcacagcccaggcaccaCCAAGACCCCTACAAGGCCGGACTGAGCCACTATGTGAAGCTCTTCAGTTTCCATACTAAGATGCCCGTGGAGAAAGCGGCTCTTGAGATGGTAGAGAAGTG CCTAGACGAGTATTTCCAGCGCCTTTGCAATGATCTGGAGGTATTTGCTGCTCATGCCGGCCGTAAGACTGTGAAGCCAAAGGACTTAGAGCTGCTGATGCGACG ACAGGGACTAGTCACTGATCAAGTCTCGCTGCATGTGCTTGTGGAGCGGTACCTGCCCTTGGAGTACCGGCAACAACTTATCCCCTGTGCATTCAGAGGCAATTCTGTCTTTCCTGCACAGTAG